Proteins encoded in a region of the Nicotiana tomentosiformis chromosome 9, ASM39032v3, whole genome shotgun sequence genome:
- the LOC104089665 gene encoding NAC domain-containing protein 92-like: MENISGFCGNEEEMELPPGFRFHPTDEELITHYLSPKVLDSSFCARAIGEVDLNKIEPWDLPWKAKMGEKEWYFFCVRDRKYPTGLRTNRATEAGYWKATGKDKEIFNLKTLVGMKKTLVFYQGRAPRGEKSNWVMHEYRLEAKYSVHNLPQTAKNEWVICRIFKKSAGGKKIHISGLMKNNNINDNSLSSKLPPLMDISSYDSQITTTATCKGETSNYSHVTCFSNSIEDQKPQTSLVDDLRTNNNPYVENFQYGDFGLIQDHSILRLLFENKESEAKQNYDMRAYEDLECLWNY, from the exons ATGGAAAACATCTCTGGATTTTGTggaaatgaagaagaaatggaATTGCCTCCTGGTTTTCGTTTTCACCCTACTGATGAAGAGCTTATCACTCACTATTTATCCCCCAAAGTTCTTGATAGCAGCTTTTGTGCTAGAGCTATTGGTGAGGTTGATTTGAACAAGATTGAACCCTGGGATTTGCCAT GGAAAGCAAAAATGGGTGAAAAGGAGTGGTACTTTTTCTGTGTAAGGGATAGGAAATATCCAACTGGCTTAAGGACAAACAGAGCTACTGAGGCAGGGTATTGGAAGGCAACTGGTAAAGATAAGGAGATATTCAATTTGAAAACACTTGTTGGTATGAAGAAAACTCTGGTTTTCTACCAAGGGAGGGCACCTAGAGGAGAAAAATCCAATTGGGTCATGCATGAATATAGATTAGAGGCCAAATATTCAGTCCACAACCTTCCTCAAACTGCAAAG AATGAATGGGTGATTTGCAGAATCTTCAAAAAGAGTGCAGGAGGGAAGAAGATACATATTTCAGGGCTAATGAAAAACAACAATATAAATGACAATTCACTGTCTTCAAAGTTGCCTCCATTAATGGACATATCATCATATGACAGTCAAATTACAACTACAGCCACATGTAAAGGGGAAACATCTAACTATTCTCATGTGACCTGCTTCTCCAATTCAATAGAGGACCAGAAACCTCAAACTAGCTTGGTTGATGATTTGCGCACAAATAACAATCCTTATGTGGAGAATTTCCAATATGGGGACTTTGGTTTAATACAAGATCACTCCATACTGAGGCTTTTGTTTGAGAACAAAGAGTCAGAAGCAAAGCAGAATTATGATATGAGGGCTTATGAGGATCTTGAGTGTCTTTggaattattga